The Arachis duranensis cultivar V14167 chromosome 2, aradu.V14167.gnm2.J7QH, whole genome shotgun sequence genome has a window encoding:
- the LOC107475139 gene encoding bifunctional monothiol glutaredoxin-S16, chloroplastic — protein MASTNVSSIQLLSFIRLFSSIPQNTPTLFFNSHPKPSLNLRAISPKPYHSSKRSRPWLPVVLAVKNLSDTDPVTVSPENGEIAGDLPSSAGVYAVYGKGGELQFIGLSRNIAASVSSHWKSVPELCGSVKFGVVDDPDRSTLTEAWKSWMEEHIKVSGKVPPGNESGNATWVRQQPKKKADLRLTPGRHMQLTVPLEELIDKLVKENKVVAFIKGSRSAPMCGFSQRVIGILENVGVDYESVDVLDENYNYGLRETLKQYSNWPTFPQIFVNGELVGGCDILTSMYEKGELATLFKK, from the exons ATGGCTTCTACAAACGTCTCTTCTATCCAACTCCTCTCTTTCATTCGCTTATTCTCTTCTATTCCCCAAAATACCCCTACTCTTTTCTTCAATTCCCACCCTAAGCCCTCTCTCAACCTCCGCGCTATTTCTCCCAAGCCCTACCACTCATCCAAGAGGTCTCGTCCATGGCTGCCGGTGGTCCTCGCCGTTAAGAACCTCAGCGACACGGACCCGGTCACGGTGTCTCCGGAGAACGGAGAAATTGCCGGAGATTTGCCATCTTCCGCCGGAGTTTACGCCGTTTACGGCAAGGGCGGTGAGCTTCAGTTCATCGGTTTGTCACGGAACATTGCGGCGAGCGTTTCTAGTCATTGGAAATCGGTGCCGGAGCTATGTGGCTCCGTCAAG TTTGGGGTTGTGGATGACCCTGATAGATCAACTTTAACTGAAGCATGGAAGTCTTGGATGGAAGAACACATAAAAGTCAGTGGAAAAGTTCCACCTGGTAACGAGTCAGGAAACGCCACTTGGGTCAGGCAGCAACCAAAGAAGAAGGCTGATCTTCGATTAACACCTGGTCGCCACATGCAATTAACTGTCCCACTCGAGGAGCTCATTGACAAGCTAGTAAAAGAGAACAAGGTAGTTGCTTTCATTAAAGGATCTAGAAGCGCACCAATGTGCGGATTCTCACAGAGGGTGATAGGCATTCTCGAGAATGTAGGAGTAGATTATGAGAGTGTAGATGTGCTGGATGAAAACTATAACTATGGATTGAGGGAGACACTGAAGCAGTACAGCAATTGGCCAACATTTCCTCAGATCTTTGTGAATGGTGAACTAGTTGGAGGGTGTGATATATTGACCTCTATGTATGAGAAAGGTGAACTTGCTACtttgttcaaaaaataa
- the LOC107475224 gene encoding protein FAR1-RELATED SEQUENCE 5-like, with product MTGYWRISQVEVSHSHPLNPKLFEMFSANRQLSIHVKDLIQQNNQADIRPSKTYQALANVAGGPANLTFMEKDVINYISRRLCISGDETDPKELLKHFSRMKELNPKFFFEIDVEENHSIRNVFWADAREYFGDVVMFDTTYKTNRYDMPFGSFIGVNHHGMSTLLGCALLWNDDTHMFADRHMWVPVFFKDEFWTGMRSTQRSERMHSIFEEYLNSKSSLL from the exons ATGACAGGATATTGGAGGATTTCTCAAGTAGAGGTATCCCACTCACACCCGCTTAATCCGAAGCTATTTGAAATGTTCTCAGCAAATCGTCAGCTAAGTATACATGTGAAGGACCTGATACAGCAAAACAACCAAGCTGACATTAGACCGAGTAAGACATACCAGGCACTAGCCAATGTCGCCGGTGGTCCTGCCAACCTCACCTTTATGGAGAAGGATGTTATAAATTACATTAGTCGTCGCTTATGCATTTCTGGGGATGAGACGGATCCAAAAGAGTTACTTAAGCACTTCTCACGGATGAAGGAGCTCAATCCGaaatttttctttgaaatagATGTGGAAGAAAACCATAGCattagaaatgtgttttgggccGATGCTCGGGAATATTTTGGTGATGTCGTGATGTTTGACACTACTTACAAGACTAATAG gTACGACATGCCGTTTGGGTCTTTCATAGGTGTCAACCACCATGGGATGTCTACGCTTCTTGGGTGCGCATTATTGTGGAATGATGACACTC ATATGTTTGCTGACCGACACATGTGGGTGCCAGTATTTTTCAAAGACGAATTCTGGACTGGCATGAGGAGCACACAGCGTAGTGAGAGAATGCATTCAATTTTCGAAGAGTACTTAAACAGTAAGAGctctttgttgtaa